Proteins encoded in a region of the Deltaproteobacteria bacterium genome:
- a CDS encoding methyltransferase produces the protein MVSLLLYTVVFISGGVLMGLEIVGSRVLAPYFGSSIFVWGSLISVVMMALSAGYYWGGWLSAREPSYGRLLMLLMIPGIMIYFLPYVYTPVNEWIAAKDFGIRLNPLIACSIYFLPPGVFIGTISPYVIRLAATTLNSVGSTAGTLYAVSTFGSICGTLLTSFYLIPVAGVTNIIHGLGITLVCLSLLVLPLARLRPMAVGRAVTALSLIGSIAASWPTAAWARLRTILEKDTFYHRIRVEEDGDARHIYFDRTLQSSMNLKDPTALRLVYSRYTSLGFTFRPDAKKMLIIGLGGGSIPKKLEKEFPNLEMDVVEIDPEVIKIAKEHFNVKESKNLRLHAQDGRLFLARSPHQYDIILMDAYYSDAMPFHLATKEFFQLAHKKLAPNGIIVANLISAVTGRSGKIARSIIKTKRPIFPQVYVFAARRPDNVSLETVQNVILVATKDKQRVDIREIVKRAAALDRGLFPATIQDLAVAYYDGPLNEGDVPMLTDDYAPTDNLLHP, from the coding sequence ATGGTGTCGTTATTGCTCTACACGGTCGTTTTTATCAGCGGCGGGGTGCTCATGGGGCTGGAAATCGTCGGCAGCCGCGTACTCGCGCCCTATTTCGGCAGCTCGATTTTTGTCTGGGGCAGCCTGATCTCCGTGGTGATGATGGCGCTCAGCGCCGGTTATTACTGGGGCGGTTGGCTGTCGGCGCGGGAGCCTTCGTATGGCAGATTGCTGATGCTGCTGATGATACCCGGCATCATGATTTATTTTCTGCCCTACGTCTACACGCCGGTCAATGAATGGATCGCCGCCAAAGATTTCGGCATACGACTCAACCCGCTGATCGCCTGCTCGATTTATTTCTTGCCGCCCGGGGTATTCATCGGTACCATATCGCCCTACGTCATACGGCTCGCGGCGACGACGTTAAACTCTGTGGGTAGCACGGCGGGTACACTCTACGCGGTGTCGACCTTTGGCAGCATTTGCGGCACCTTGTTGACGTCCTTTTATCTGATCCCGGTGGCGGGTGTTACCAATATCATTCACGGCCTGGGTATCACCCTGGTTTGTTTGTCGCTGCTTGTGCTACCGTTGGCGCGGCTGCGGCCGATGGCTGTGGGGCGGGCGGTAACGGCGCTGTCGTTGATCGGCTCGATCGCTGCGTCGTGGCCGACGGCGGCGTGGGCCAGACTGAGAACGATTTTGGAAAAAGATACTTTCTACCATCGCATCCGGGTCGAAGAAGACGGCGACGCGCGCCATATCTATTTCGATCGGACGCTGCAAAGCTCGATGAACTTAAAAGACCCGACCGCGTTGCGGTTGGTCTACTCACGTTATACTTCGCTGGGCTTCACTTTTCGGCCCGACGCCAAGAAGATGCTGATCATCGGTCTGGGCGGCGGCTCGATCCCGAAAAAGCTGGAGAAGGAGTTTCCCAATCTGGAAATGGATGTGGTCGAGATCGACCCGGAAGTGATCAAGATCGCCAAGGAACATTTCAATGTAAAGGAATCGAAAAATCTCCGTCTCCACGCCCAAGATGGCCGGCTCTTCTTGGCTCGCTCGCCGCACCAATACGACATCATCCTGATGGACGCCTACTACTCCGATGCGATGCCTTTTCATCTGGCGACCAAGGAATTTTTCCAGCTGGCGCACAAGAAGCTAGCGCCCAACGGCATTATCGTTGCGAACTTGATTAGCGCCGTCACGGGCCGCTCGGGCAAGATCGCGCGCTCGATCATCAAAACCAAGCGGCCGATCTTTCCGCAGGTCTATGTCTTTGCCGCGCGTCGTCCGGACAACGTGAGTTTGGAGACCGTGCAGAACGTGATCTTGGTCGCGACCAAAGACAAGCAGCGCGTCGATATCCGAGAGATTGTCAAACGCGCCGCGGCGCTCGATCGGGGCCTTTTCCCGGCGACGATCCAAGATCTTGCGGTTGCCTATTACGATGGTCCGCTCAACGAGGGGGACGTGCCTATGCTGACCGATGACTATGCGCCGACGGATAATTTGCTGCATCCTTAG
- the xth gene encoding exodeoxyribonuclease III, giving the protein MKFATWNVNGIRAREKDVAAWLEQEQPDVICLQELKSTTAQIPEALCNLQGYDCYWHGERAYSGVGLHIRREAFSQPARFYHPDFDFETRIVVAQITDLHCISVYVPNGGKEFAAKMDFLHALKGFIAGVHSAGSRVILGGDLNIARTPMDVHPKERNEKKVGQLPEERELFEDILKQGLVDVGRALDPNNENLFTWWAPWRQLRQRNIGWRIDYVLASESLAANAVQCAAHREIGTSDHGPVVATFTLD; this is encoded by the coding sequence CTGAAATTCGCCACCTGGAACGTCAACGGCATCCGTGCCCGCGAAAAAGATGTCGCCGCGTGGCTCGAACAGGAACAACCCGACGTCATCTGCTTGCAGGAACTAAAGTCGACCACCGCTCAGATTCCCGAAGCGCTCTGCAATTTACAGGGATATGACTGTTACTGGCATGGCGAGCGCGCCTACTCCGGCGTCGGGTTGCACATTCGCCGCGAGGCCTTCTCACAACCGGCGCGCTTTTATCACCCCGACTTTGATTTCGAAACGCGCATTGTCGTCGCGCAGATCACCGACCTGCATTGCATTTCGGTCTATGTTCCCAACGGAGGTAAAGAATTTGCCGCGAAGATGGATTTTCTCCATGCGCTGAAAGGCTTCATTGCCGGGGTGCATAGTGCTGGTTCTCGGGTGATTCTCGGCGGCGACCTAAATATTGCACGCACGCCGATGGATGTGCACCCCAAAGAGCGCAACGAAAAGAAAGTCGGCCAACTTCCCGAAGAACGAGAATTGTTCGAAGACATTCTAAAGCAAGGCTTGGTCGACGTCGGCCGGGCCCTCGATCCTAATAACGAAAATCTCTTCACCTGGTGGGCGCCGTGGCGGCAACTGCGCCAGCGTAACATCGGCTGGCGAATAGACTACGTGCTTGCCAGCGAATCGTTGGCCGCCAACGCCGTGCAATGCGCGGCCCACCGGGAGATCGGCACCAGCGATCATGGTCCAGTAGTAGCGACTTTCACCCTCGACTGA
- a CDS encoding ATP-dependent helicase, which yields MAKQYVLKNSAPSPVRPSTLDYRAELNDAQYRAATTLDGPLLIVAGAGTGKTRTLVHRVAYMIDHGIEPRAILLLTFTRRAAEEMLRRASLLIDNRCSQVAGGTFHSFANLVLREFGRRIDLLPSFTIMDRADSEDAIALLRNQMGLNTKDKRFPRKQTVSEIFSMAVNKQTTVEELVDEEYPHLYESLDDLVRLHGQYIKYKAAQTLVDYDDLLTKLKDLLANHEEARHRLSQIYRYIMVDEYQDTNPLQSRIVRLLATDHDNVAVVGDDAQSIYSFRGADFRNIMDFPTAFPGTRIIKLEENYRSTQPILNLTNEIIARAADRYEKKLFTSKGAGETPLLVQADSEQMQSRFVCQKILELHEEGVPLWDMAVLFRSSFHSFDLEIELTRNNIPFVKRGGFQFMETTHIKDLLAHLRILANPQDSISWNRVLMLIEGVGAQASQKIIKYLLGGSHPVERLRSYDAKGKVAHGLKTLAQVFQAAAEAEQPVEQAQYLLQYYLPILKHNHPEDHPKRMKDLEHFQGIIERYRNLDRLLSDMALEPPNDSVAGVLAVDPDEGPLILSTIHSAKGLEWHSVFIIWALEGRFPSLYNISSTDDLEEERRLLYVAATRAKENLYISYPTRVFDRSSRMILSRPSQFIEGISEELLEPASLVDEESNWGWER from the coding sequence TTGGCCAAGCAATACGTACTCAAAAACAGTGCGCCGAGCCCTGTCCGACCCAGCACTCTCGATTACCGAGCCGAACTCAACGACGCCCAGTACCGAGCGGCGACGACCCTCGACGGGCCGCTCTTGATCGTTGCGGGCGCGGGCACCGGCAAGACCCGCACGCTGGTGCATCGGGTCGCTTACATGATCGACCATGGCATCGAGCCGCGGGCGATTTTGCTTTTGACCTTTACGCGGCGGGCGGCGGAAGAAATGCTGCGGCGCGCCAGTTTGTTGATCGACAATCGCTGCAGCCAGGTGGCCGGCGGCACGTTTCACTCGTTTGCCAATCTGGTGCTGCGCGAGTTTGGCCGGCGCATTGACTTGCTGCCGTCGTTTACGATCATGGACCGCGCCGATAGCGAGGACGCCATTGCGCTGTTGCGTAACCAAATGGGATTAAACACCAAGGACAAACGTTTCCCGCGCAAGCAGACCGTATCGGAGATCTTCAGCATGGCGGTCAACAAGCAGACCACCGTGGAAGAGTTGGTCGATGAAGAATATCCGCATCTTTACGAGTCGCTGGACGACCTGGTTCGTTTGCACGGCCAGTACATCAAATACAAAGCCGCGCAGACCCTGGTCGACTACGACGATCTTTTGACCAAGCTGAAAGATTTGCTCGCCAACCACGAAGAAGCGCGCCACCGCTTGTCGCAGATCTACCGCTACATCATGGTCGATGAGTACCAGGACACCAATCCGCTGCAGTCGCGCATCGTGCGCTTGCTCGCCACCGATCACGATAACGTCGCGGTGGTCGGCGACGACGCCCAGAGCATCTATTCTTTCCGCGGCGCCGACTTCCGCAATATCATGGACTTTCCGACGGCGTTCCCCGGCACGCGCATCATCAAGCTCGAAGAGAACTATCGCAGCACCCAGCCGATTCTCAATCTCACCAACGAAATCATCGCGCGCGCGGCGGACCGATACGAGAAAAAGCTTTTCACCAGCAAGGGTGCAGGCGAGACGCCGTTGCTCGTGCAGGCCGACAGTGAGCAGATGCAGTCGCGTTTTGTCTGCCAGAAAATTCTCGAGCTGCATGAAGAGGGCGTGCCGCTATGGGACATGGCGGTGCTGTTCCGGTCGAGCTTTCATTCCTTCGATTTAGAAATCGAGTTGACGCGCAATAATATTCCGTTCGTCAAGCGCGGCGGGTTTCAATTCATGGAAACCACGCATATCAAAGACCTGCTCGCGCACCTGCGCATTCTCGCCAACCCGCAGGATTCGATTTCGTGGAACCGAGTACTGATGCTGATCGAAGGCGTTGGCGCGCAGGCGAGCCAAAAGATTATCAAGTACCTGTTGGGCGGCAGCCATCCCGTCGAGCGGCTGCGCTCCTATGATGCCAAGGGCAAAGTCGCGCACGGACTAAAAACCCTCGCGCAAGTATTTCAAGCGGCCGCCGAGGCGGAGCAGCCGGTGGAGCAGGCGCAGTATCTTTTGCAGTACTATTTGCCGATTCTCAAACACAACCATCCCGAAGATCACCCCAAGCGGATGAAGGACCTGGAACATTTTCAGGGCATCATCGAACGCTACCGCAACCTAGACCGCCTGTTGAGCGACATGGCGTTGGAGCCGCCCAACGACAGCGTTGCCGGTGTGCTGGCGGTGGATCCCGACGAAGGGCCGTTGATTCTCTCGACGATTCACTCGGCCAAAGGGTTGGAATGGCACTCGGTGTTTATTATTTGGGCGCTCGAAGGGCGCTTCCCGTCGCTGTACAACATCAGTTCCACCGATGATCTCGAAGAAGAAAGGCGGCTGCTTTACGTGGCCGCCACTCGGGCCAAGGAAAATTTATACATCAGTTATCCGACGCGGGTTTTCGACCGCAGCTCGCGCATGATCCTTTCGCGGCCTTCGCAGTTTATCGAAGGCATTTCGGAGGAGCTGCTCGAGCCGGCGTCGCTCGTCGACGAAGAAAGTAACTGGGGTTGGGAGAGATAA
- a CDS encoding RNA methyltransferase: MPLYFSNMLGNVKIVMVRPRGSGNIGSVARAMKNFGARELAVVGPARTKSFWARAMAVHGRDILSEVQSYASIREAIADCTLVVGTTCRPGLYRSHSQTAREVAPKIAAAAQTGKVAVVFGPEDHGLSNKDIEHCQLLLTIPSHPDYQSLNVAQAVVVCMYEIFLAASEPAPSAQLKLAKAESVERLFDILRPSLLKIGFLNPDNPEHMLLALRRIFGRGGLEERDVKILAGMFRQIEWYVNGGWKVVEEKERKGIKIK; this comes from the coding sequence TTGCCTCTCTACTTCTCGAATATGTTAGGCAACGTCAAGATCGTGATGGTACGTCCGCGCGGCTCGGGCAACATCGGCTCGGTGGCGCGCGCGATGAAAAACTTTGGCGCGCGCGAGCTCGCGGTTGTCGGGCCGGCGCGCACTAAGAGTTTCTGGGCGCGGGCCATGGCGGTGCACGGGCGCGACATACTGAGCGAAGTCCAGAGCTATGCGTCGATTCGCGAAGCGATCGCCGATTGTACCTTGGTGGTTGGTACGACTTGTCGTCCTGGGCTCTATCGCAGCCACAGCCAAACGGCACGCGAAGTGGCGCCGAAGATCGCCGCGGCGGCGCAAACCGGCAAAGTTGCCGTTGTCTTCGGTCCGGAAGATCACGGACTCAGCAATAAAGACATCGAGCATTGCCAATTGTTGTTGACCATTCCGTCCCATCCCGACTACCAGTCGCTTAACGTTGCCCAGGCGGTGGTCGTCTGCATGTACGAAATTTTCTTGGCGGCTTCCGAGCCGGCGCCCTCCGCGCAGCTAAAACTCGCCAAAGCCGAATCGGTGGAGCGGCTGTTTGATATTCTGCGGCCGTCGCTGTTGAAGATCGGTTTTCTCAACCCGGACAATCCCGAGCATATGCTATTGGCGCTGCGGCGCATTTTCGGCCGCGGCGGCCTGGAGGAACGGGACGTGAAAATCCTCGCCGGTATGTTTCGCCAGATCGAATGGTACGTTAACGGTGGCTGGAAGGTGGTTGAAGAAAAGGAGCGAAAGGGCATAAAGATTAAATAA
- a CDS encoding biotin carboxyl carrier protein: protein MVTIREQESHSMNEIKFVDTTVRDGSLSLWALGMRTGAMLAIAEQMDQCGFESMEFFGFAGYIKYVKEHKENPWTWMGEGAKKFRKTRLRYHGGLASGFEKIPRSVRLLMIERVVSHGITLTRSSDPWNDYDAAAVEIASLQNLGMEVIVNIIYSVSPRHTDEYFASRARQAAAIKPAGICFKDVAGLLTPERTQTLIPLIQKNIGNVPLEFHAHCNNGMAPFNYLEAMKLGVTKVHTGIPPLANGSGQPSIFNVAANAKALGYKPLINLDAVKPVSDHFRFIAKREGHPFGAQREYDAAQYLHQVPGGMISNLHYQLTKLGMGHKIQETLEECARVRAEFGYPIMVTPLAQFVGSQAAVNVITGERYKEVTDQAIQYALGQWGKEGPQVMDPNVKDKILNRPRAKDWEKWSPPELTLAEVRKKFGANVSDEELVLRVIAGSDAVDAMLAAGRPKEYLTVTQPLVRLIGELSKRKDCSQVFLEKNGFALRIERAAN, encoded by the coding sequence ATGGTAACCATCCGAGAACAGGAGAGTCACAGCATGAACGAAATCAAATTTGTCGATACGACCGTGCGCGACGGTTCGCTGAGTCTGTGGGCGTTGGGCATGCGCACGGGCGCGATGCTGGCGATCGCCGAGCAGATGGACCAGTGCGGTTTTGAATCCATGGAGTTCTTCGGCTTTGCCGGCTACATCAAGTACGTCAAGGAGCACAAAGAAAACCCTTGGACCTGGATGGGCGAGGGAGCCAAGAAATTTCGCAAAACTCGGCTGCGTTATCATGGCGGGCTTGCCTCGGGCTTTGAGAAAATCCCGCGTTCAGTGCGCTTGTTGATGATCGAGCGGGTTGTCAGTCACGGCATCACGCTGACGCGCTCGTCCGATCCGTGGAACGACTACGATGCCGCGGCGGTGGAGATTGCTTCGCTGCAGAACCTCGGCATGGAAGTGATCGTCAATATCATCTATTCGGTTTCACCGCGCCACACCGACGAATACTTCGCCTCAAGGGCACGCCAGGCGGCGGCGATCAAGCCGGCGGGGATTTGCTTTAAAGACGTTGCGGGCTTGTTGACGCCCGAGCGGACGCAGACTTTGATTCCGCTGATTCAGAAAAATATCGGCAACGTTCCTTTGGAATTTCACGCCCACTGCAACAACGGCATGGCGCCGTTTAATTACCTGGAAGCGATGAAGCTGGGCGTTACGAAAGTCCACACCGGCATTCCACCGTTGGCCAACGGCTCCGGGCAGCCGTCGATTTTCAACGTCGCCGCCAATGCCAAAGCCTTGGGTTACAAACCGCTGATCAACCTCGATGCCGTGAAGCCGGTGAGCGATCACTTTCGTTTCATCGCCAAGCGGGAAGGCCACCCGTTCGGTGCTCAACGGGAATACGATGCCGCGCAGTATCTGCACCAAGTGCCCGGCGGCATGATTTCCAACCTGCATTATCAGCTCACGAAGTTGGGCATGGGGCACAAGATTCAAGAAACCTTGGAAGAGTGCGCCCGGGTGCGCGCTGAGTTCGGTTATCCGATCATGGTGACGCCACTGGCGCAGTTTGTCGGCAGCCAAGCGGCGGTCAACGTGATCACGGGCGAGCGCTACAAAGAAGTGACCGATCAAGCGATCCAATACGCGCTGGGTCAATGGGGCAAAGAGGGGCCCCAGGTGATGGACCCGAATGTGAAAGACAAGATTCTCAACCGCCCGCGGGCGAAGGACTGGGAGAAATGGTCGCCGCCGGAACTGACACTGGCCGAAGTGCGGAAGAAATTTGGCGCGAATGTATCCGATGAAGAATTGGTCTTGCGCGTCATCGCCGGCAGCGATGCCGTCGACGCCATGCTCGCCGCCGGCCGTCCCAAAGAATATCTGACGGTGACGCAGCCTTTGGTTAGATTGATTGGCGAGCTGTCGAAGCGCAAGGATTGCAGTCAGGTGTTTTTGGAGAAAAACGGCTTCGCCCTGCGGATCGAGAGGGCGGCGAATTAG
- a CDS encoding DUF4230 domain-containing protein has protein sequence MGPYRNTFCISYFAQSGAFCLTICLTFGGHAFDVDAVVAFQSGERNACFLSDFLDVHASHYVEADRRVLARIEAARSDRDMTIFRELLREQIEAAARGGELLAMVRDRAENQVINFVTTEWKGSED, from the coding sequence TTGGGACCATACAGAAATACCTTTTGCATTAGCTACTTTGCGCAATCGGGCGCTTTCTGCCTGACTATCTGCCTCACTTTTGGTGGCCACGCTTTCGATGTAGATGCCGTAGTGGCGTTCCAAAGTGGTGAGCGAAATGCCTGCTTCTTAAGCGACTTTCTTGATGTTCACGCCAGCCATTATGTCGAGGCTGATCGCCGTGTCCTTGCACGCATAGAAGCCGCGCGGTCGGATCGCGACATGACGATCTTCCGCGAATTGCTGCGCGAACAAATCGAAGCGGCGGCGCGCGGCGGTGAACTGCTTGCCATGGTGCGCGACCGGGCAGAGAATCAAGTGATCAACTTCGTCACCACCGAGTGGAAAGGCAGCGAGGATTGA